One Thermodesulfobacteriota bacterium genomic region harbors:
- the aceE gene encoding pyruvate dehydrogenase (acetyl-transferring), homodimeric type produces MDENTDKEKLSPEEIENREWMESLDYVLKTGGPERVSKLLKILQIHAQKKGVKTYFTANTPYINTFPVDMQPPYPGDQGLEWIIRSIIRWNAMAMVVRANRIEEGIGGHISTYASAAALYEVAFNHFLRAKNGNKEGDIVYFQGHASPGIYARAFLEGRLTIEDLQNFRRELLPGGGLPSYPHPWLMPGFWQFPTVSMGLSPIMSIYQARFNRYLEDRGFKEPSDAKVWAFLGDGECDEPEALGAITLAAREKLDNLIFVVNCNLQRLDGPVRGNGKIIQELEAIFRGAGWNVIKVIWGSNWDPLLAKDKDGVLVKRMGEVVDGEYQKYTVESGDYIRKHFFGTDPRLLEMVKDLTDEELVKLRRGGHDPEKIYPAYKAAVEHKGAPTVILAKTIKGYGLGEAGEGRNITHQQKKLNEDELKEFRTRFGIPLSDEQVVSAPFYRPPDDSPEIKYLQERRRELGGYLPKREVNCEPLEPPSPTIFEEFHKGSGERPVATTMAIVRMLSKLLKDKNVGKYIVPIVPDEARTFGMESLFRQVGIYSHVGQLYEPVDAATLLFYKEARDGQILEEGITEAGSMSSFIAAGTAYATHGINMIPFFIFYSMFGFQRVGDLVWAAGDSRAKGFMVGGTSGRTTLAGEGLQHQDGHSHLLAYPVPNLKAYDPAYAYEIAVIIEEGLRRMYVNQENIFYYLTVMNEPYTQPPMPEGAREGILKGMYKFRESGLKDAELHAQLFGSGTILNEVLKAQVVLGEKYGVAADVWSVTSYKELYRDGCENERWNMLHPSEIKRVPYISRCVKDAPGVFVAASDYVMALPDSISQWLPRPLVSLGTDGFGRSASRKALRDFFEVDWRYVTLAVLASLTWEKKIATDVVEKAIKDLDINPGKANPLIA; encoded by the coding sequence ATGGATGAAAACACCGACAAAGAGAAGCTCAGTCCCGAAGAGATCGAGAACAGGGAGTGGATGGAATCTCTCGATTACGTCCTCAAGACAGGCGGGCCCGAGCGCGTAAGCAAGCTCTTGAAAATCCTCCAGATACACGCACAGAAAAAGGGGGTGAAGACGTACTTTACCGCCAACACGCCCTATATAAACACGTTCCCGGTCGATATGCAGCCCCCGTATCCGGGGGATCAGGGGCTGGAGTGGATCATCAGGAGCATCATCAGGTGGAACGCGATGGCTATGGTCGTGAGGGCGAACAGAATAGAGGAAGGAATCGGCGGCCACATTTCAACTTATGCTTCGGCGGCAGCACTTTACGAAGTAGCTTTCAACCATTTTCTTAGGGCTAAGAACGGGAACAAGGAGGGGGACATCGTCTATTTTCAGGGGCACGCCTCGCCCGGAATATACGCGAGGGCCTTTCTCGAAGGCCGTCTCACCATCGAGGACCTGCAAAACTTCAGGCGCGAGCTCCTGCCCGGCGGGGGGCTCCCTTCCTATCCGCACCCGTGGCTCATGCCGGGGTTCTGGCAGTTCCCGACCGTGTCGATGGGGCTGAGCCCGATCATGTCCATCTATCAGGCGAGGTTTAACCGTTATCTCGAAGACAGGGGGTTCAAGGAGCCCTCGGACGCAAAGGTGTGGGCATTCCTAGGTGACGGCGAGTGCGACGAGCCCGAGGCGTTGGGCGCTATAACGCTTGCGGCGAGGGAGAAGCTCGACAACCTCATATTCGTCGTCAACTGCAACCTCCAGCGCCTTGACGGCCCAGTGAGGGGAAACGGCAAGATAATTCAGGAGCTCGAAGCGATATTCAGGGGGGCGGGGTGGAACGTGATAAAAGTCATCTGGGGAAGCAACTGGGACCCGCTCCTGGCCAAGGACAAGGACGGCGTGCTCGTCAAGCGCATGGGCGAGGTCGTCGACGGGGAATACCAGAAATACACGGTCGAGTCGGGGGACTACATACGCAAGCACTTTTTCGGGACGGACCCCAGGCTACTCGAAATGGTGAAAGACCTCACGGACGAGGAGCTAGTGAAGCTGAGGAGGGGAGGGCACGATCCTGAAAAGATCTACCCCGCCTATAAAGCCGCCGTCGAGCATAAGGGCGCTCCCACGGTGATACTGGCCAAGACGATAAAGGGCTACGGCCTCGGAGAGGCCGGGGAAGGCAGGAACATAACGCACCAGCAGAAGAAGCTGAACGAGGACGAGCTTAAGGAATTCAGGACGAGGTTCGGCATACCCTTGTCCGACGAGCAGGTCGTAAGCGCGCCGTTCTACAGGCCGCCCGACGACAGCCCGGAGATAAAGTATCTCCAGGAGCGGAGACGCGAGCTTGGAGGTTATCTGCCGAAGAGAGAGGTCAATTGCGAGCCGCTGGAGCCGCCTTCGCCGACGATATTCGAGGAGTTCCACAAGGGCTCGGGCGAGAGGCCCGTCGCGACGACGATGGCTATAGTCCGCATGCTGTCGAAGCTCCTCAAGGACAAGAACGTAGGGAAGTACATTGTGCCGATAGTGCCCGACGAAGCCCGCACGTTCGGCATGGAGTCTCTTTTCCGGCAGGTCGGGATATACTCGCACGTGGGCCAGCTCTACGAGCCTGTCGACGCCGCGACGCTTCTCTTCTACAAGGAGGCGAGGGACGGGCAGATATTGGAAGAAGGGATAACGGAGGCGGGCTCCATGTCGTCGTTCATAGCGGCCGGCACGGCGTACGCCACGCACGGCATCAACATGATACCTTTTTTCATCTTCTACTCGATGTTCGGCTTCCAGAGGGTGGGCGACCTCGTATGGGCGGCGGGGGACTCGAGGGCGAAGGGCTTCATGGTTGGCGGCACATCGGGGAGGACGACGCTCGCGGGCGAGGGGCTCCAGCACCAGGACGGGCACAGCCACCTGCTCGCATACCCCGTGCCGAATCTCAAGGCGTACGACCCCGCGTACGCATACGAGATCGCCGTCATCATCGAGGAAGGCTTAAGGCGGATGTACGTGAACCAGGAGAACATATTCTATTACCTGACCGTAATGAACGAGCCTTACACACAGCCTCCGATGCCCGAAGGCGCGAGGGAGGGGATATTGAAGGGGATGTATAAATTCAGGGAGTCCGGGCTCAAGGATGCGGAGCTACATGCGCAGCTCTTCGGGAGCGGGACGATACTCAACGAGGTGCTGAAGGCACAGGTAGTGCTCGGGGAGAAGTACGGGGTCGCAGCGGACGTGTGGAGCGTAACGAGCTACAAGGAGCTCTACAGGGACGGATGCGAGAACGAGCGGTGGAACATGCTCCATCCTTCGGAGATAAAAAGGGTGCCTTATATAAGCCGGTGCGTAAAAGACGCGCCGGGCGTTTTCGTCGCGGCGTCCGATTACGTGATGGCTCTGCCCGATTCTATCTCGCAGTGGCTCCCGCGCCCGCTCGTGTCTTTAGGCACGGACGGCTTCGGAAGGAGCGCGAGCAGGAAGGCGCTCAGGGACTTTTTCGAGGTCGACTGGAGGTACGTGACGCTCGCAGTGCTCGCGTCGCTCACGTGGGAGAAGAAGATAGCGACGGACGTGGTCGAGAAAGCGATAAAGGACCTCGACATCAATCCGGGGAAGGCGAACCCGCTGATTGCTTGA